Proteins encoded together in one Penicillium digitatum chromosome 1, complete sequence window:
- a CDS encoding Ubiquitin 3 binding protein But2, C-terminal, translating into MFGSVFFIFNRLVEIAYFVNGYLKANQLTPPYILVLFIVSVVAVFWAIDTLIRFTTTKRSAIFVAFVDLIFFGAFIASVYQLRFIANADCASWNGGTVWISLGPFGYYGQRTENPLSLHINKTCAMLKASFALGIMETAFFFWTALIALFMHRSYTPTVVKETTTVRRRSHSSRRGHGSGSHSRHRSSSRRPAPYVV; encoded by the exons ATGTTTGGCAGCGTCTTCTTCATATTCAACCGCCTGGTTGAAATC GCCTACTTCGTTAACGGCTACCTGAAAGCAAACCAGCTGACCCCACCATACATCCTGgtcctcttcatcgtcagCGTAGTCGCCGTCTTCTGGGCCATCGACACGCTCATCCGCTTCACAACAACAAAGCGATCCGCAATCTTCGTCGCATTCGTGGACCTGATCTTCTTCGGCGCCTTTATTGCATCCGTCTACCAGCTGCGCTTTATCGCCAACGCCGACTGTGCTAGCTGGAATGGCGGTACCGTCTGGATCTCTCTGGGTCCATTCGGTTACTACGGCCAGCGCACAGAAAATCCGTTATCACTGCACATCAACAAGACTTGCGCCATGCTGAAGGCCTCCTTCGCACTTGGTATCATGGAAACGGCATTCTTCTTCTGGACTGCGCTGATTGCGCTGTTCATGCACCGCTCGTATACTCCGACTGTTGTGAAGGAGACAACAACTGTTCGAAGGCGCAGCCATTCCAGTCGTCGTGGTCATGGTTCTGGATCGCACTCGCGCCATCGCAGCTCCAGTCGCAGACCGGCGCCTTATGTCGTTTGA
- a CDS encoding Acyl-CoA N-acyltransferase produces the protein MIGGSSELGRGGFVMPGWSSVSCNIRVTQPHCTQALPSGIEVETNMATEGEFVTVKAFLPSVPLPANSERPAITTDRLLLRALQPTDLEALHVLRTQEEVMKWTKARCIDESIEKTKSKLDPFLPPNDLITANCAICLKETGEFIGIGGCHLYPSSHGWPEIGYMLRTDAWGKGIATEFLNAWLRFWSDLPRTKREIRVRKEMVVGEGEVDEHLIAVTEASNNGSQRVLLKCGFERFHEFAEVDDTNTVHLVAFRFLPRR, from the coding sequence ATGATTGGTGGGTCTTCGGAGCTGGGCCGAGGTGGGTTTGTCATGCCAGGCTGGTCTTCTGTGTCATGCAACATACGAGTGACTCAACCGCACTGTACACAGGCACTTCCCAGCGGCATTGAAGTAGAGACCAACATGGCTACAGAGGGGGAGTTTGTAACTGTGAAGGCATTCTTGCCCTCAGTCCCACTTCCCGCAAATAGCGAGCGGCCAGCAATAACAACGGACCGCTTACTCCTCCGCGCCCTCCAACCAACCGACTTGGAAGCATTACATGTCTTGCGCACACAAGAAGAAGTCATGAAATGGACAAAGGCTCGATGTATCGACGAAAGCATTGAGAAGACCAAATCCAAACTGGATCCTTTCCTGCCACCAAACGATCTTATCACCGCCAACTGCGCCATCTGCCTAAAGGAAACGGGCGAGTTTATCGGCATTGGCGGCTGTCATCTCTATCCGTCAAGTCATGGGTGGCCTGAGATTGGATACATGCTTCGGACAGAcgcttgggggaaaggcatTGCAACGGAGTTCTTGAACGCCTGGCTACGGTTTTGGTCTGATTTACCTCGGACAAAGCGGGAGATCCGAGTTCGGAAAGAAATGGTCGTCGGGGAAGGAGAAGTGGATGAGCACCTTATTGCTGTCACAGAAGCAAGCAATAACGGAAGCCAGAGGGTACTGTTGAAATGCGGGTTTGAGCGATTCCACGAGTTTGCCGAGGTGGACGATACCAACACCGTGCATCTGGTTGCTTTCCGTTTTCTTCCACGGCGATAG
- a CDS encoding mitochondrial 37S ribosomal protein uS2m has translation MIIRKLCMRQSRQVLALSRRAPVSSRFQSTLPQPPVETLQASIRDEISRAENPLFEMVQAQSEATTPAQQEFTSDEPQRSNFKKLGTTVKSSYDPENVIRNPPKPSQISLEMLLAAGTHLGHSTSRWNPQNSRYIFGIREGVHIISLDITAAHLRRAAKVVEEVAARGGLILFAGTRKGQKRAVVKAASLAKGYHIFERWIPGSLTNGQQILGHCETKVVNALDEELPHFKSDLADRPSLKPDLVICLNPLENVVLLHECGLNNVPTIGIIDTDADPTRVTYPIPSNDDSLRATCLIAGILGRAGEAGQLRRLKMAREGRTSYTPITAQELRLDPFTGLAPGGEGQKN, from the exons ATGATTATACGGAAGCTTTGTATGCGTCAGA GCCGCCAGGTCCTTGCTCTGAGCCGACGAGCCCCGGTTTCGAGTCGCTTCCAATCGACATTGCCCCAACCCCCAGTGGAGACATTGCAGGCATCTATCAGAGATGAGATCTCACGGGCAGAAAACCCCCTTTTTGAGATGGTGCAGGCGCAATCTGAGGCCACCACACCCGCACAACAAGAGTTCACATCAGACGAGCCACAAA GAAGCAATTTCAAAAAACTCGGCACAACCGTAAAATCCTCCTACGACCCCGAAAATGTCATCCGCAACCCTCCCAAGCCCTCCCAGATCTCCCTGGAAATGTTGCTCGCAGCAGGAACCCACCTGGGCCACTCGACTTCCCGCTGGAACCCACAGAACTCGCGGTACATCTTCGGTATCCGCGAGGGTGTTCACATCATCTCGCTGGACATAACAGCCGCTCACCTCCGCCGCGCCGCAAAAGTAGTTGAGGAAGTCGCCGCACGCGGCGGACTCATCCTCTTCGCCGGTACACGTAAAGGTCAGAAGCGGGCCGTTGTCAAGGCGGCGTCGCTGGCAAAGGGATACCACATCTTCGAGCGGTGGATTCCAGGCTCTCTGACGAACGGCCAGCAGATTCTCGGCCACTGTGAGACGAAGGTTGTCAACGCGCTAGACGAGGAACTGCCTCACTTCAAGTCTGATCTCGCTGATCGCCCTTCGCTCAAGCCCGATCTGGTGATTTGTCTTAACCCGCTTGAGAACGTTGTCTTGCTGCATGAATGTGGGCTTAACAATGTTCCTACTATCGGGATTATTGATACCGATGCGGATCCTACGCGTGTCACCTACCCGATTCCCTCGAACGATGATAGTCTGCGGGCTACATGTCTTATTGCGGGAATTCTTGGCCGTGCTGGTGAGGCGGGTCAGTTGCGTCGGTTGAAGATGGCACGGGAGGGTCGGACCTCCTACACTCCCATCACGGCTCAAGAGCTGCGTCTGGATCCCTTTACGGGTCTGGCGCCTGGCGGTGAGGGGCAGAAGAATTAA
- a CDS encoding putative high expression lethality protein Hel10 translates to MSGYDQYNQGYGQQGYGQQGYGQQQGYGGQQGYGDQQGYNQQQQYGQPQQGYGQQQGYGQQGGSADYYSGQQHQQQGYGQQQGGSSDYYQQNQQQGYSQHDQNRQGGYEQQQGAPGEAQEGERGLAGALAGGAAGGFAGHKVNHGFLGTIGGAIIGSLAEDAVKKHRNHDNQSPPQYGAPPPNGQYGGPSSNNGSGGSMMDQLGGFFKK, encoded by the exons ATGTCCGGCTACGATCAGTACAACCAGGGCTATGGCCAGCAAGGTTATGGCCAGCAAGGCTACGGCCAGCAGCAAGGCTACGGTGGCCAACAAGGCTACGGTGATCAGCAGGGCTACAACCAACAGCAACAGTACGGCCAGCCTCAACAGGGCTACGGCCAGCAGCAAGGCTACGGCCAGCAGGGTGGTTCTGCCGACTACTACTCCGGCCAGCAACACCAGCAGCAAGGCTACGGCCAGCAGCAGGGTGGATCTTCCGACTACTATCAGCAAAACCAGCAGCAAGGCTACAGCCAGCACGACCAGAACCGCCAAGG TGGCTACGAGCAACAGCAGGGTGCTCCGGGTGAGGCCCAGGAAGGCGAGCGTGGCCTTGCCGGCGCCCTCGCCGGTGGTGCCGCCGGTGGCTTCGCTGGCCACAAGGTCAACCACGGTTTCCTTGGAACAATCGGTGGAGCTATTATTGGTAGCCTCGCTGAAGACGCCGTCAAGAAGCACCGCAACCACGACAACCAGTCGCCTCCTCAGTATGGGGCCCCACCTCCCAACGGTCAATATGGCGGCCCTTCTTCCAACAATGGCAGCGGCGGCTCCATGATGGATCAGCTCGGTGGCTTCTTCAAGAAGTAG
- a CDS encoding 60S ribosome biogenesis protein Rrp14, putative — MLLPSFLSALCFCLGIASAKSHPTVYMIRHGEKPRNPYDHGLTPDGVKRAQCLRHVFGQDSKYNIGHIMAPRVEWDGAHGRAFETVLPLAKDLGLTVDTHCRRNKVKCVARAIRSYGGPGNILIAWRHSTMGGIEEELGSLEPIEYPDERFDLIWTDPWPYGDVKSIKSEECPGLDVRTGLVDQETIMDDIEERLRSHAQAFDGLLSLIPAKYYYGEEDTSDQWQRKKQTKEQAREAKRAKLNPEAAKTAKDVMDENARKRKREDGTLESDSSDGEMGTELPREGLNRGTANIKKQKQVEKTDKPDAAKAAEAEARKKQKEEKKAQKKAAQMEKKKAKDAARKEKSQQGKKLSTIPTEDSEKSATKPNGNAAKDTEASEDEEDEDHEDDGVVEKGFSIEFNVEAETPSSAPSITDSPSLDASNSQSGTSSISSIVPPSASTEAKSSEPKPLKHTPEELKQRLQKRLDELRAKRHADGLNGKPARNRQELIEARRQKAEQRKAHKKELREKAKIEEEKKNDEAMARRFSPGGSGSLLASPRSPAESIGSASNNFSFGRVMFTDGQQTDITGTNVREKPKTSGARDPASQLKAVEAKKARLEGMDPAKRADVEDKDLWLNAKKRAHGERVRDDTSLLKKALKRKETAKKKSAREWRDRIDTVAKSKEQRQAKRDENLRKRRDDKGTKGGKKKSSSSGKKKAARPGFEGSFKGGGKNK, encoded by the exons ATGCTACTGCCATCGTTCCTCTCAGCTTTGTGCTTTTGTCTCGGCATCGCGTCCGCCAAATCACACCCAACGGTCTACATGATTCGACATGGCGAGAAGCCTCGGAATCCATACGACCATGGCTTGACCCCGGATGGGGTCAAGCGGGCACAGTGTCTGAGACATGTCTTCGGTCAAGACTCCAAGTACAACATTGGGCACATCATGGCGCCTCGGGTGGAGTGGG ACGGCGCACATGGACGTGCGTTTGAGACCGTTCTACCTCTTGCCAAAGATCTCGGTCTCACGGTTGACACACACTGCAGGCGCAACAAAGTGAAATGCGTGGCTAGGGCGATCAGATCGTATGGTGGACCGGGCAACATTTTGATTGCATGGCGGCACTCGACTATGGGCGGGATTGAGGAGGAGCTTGGTTCTTTAGAGCCTATTGAATATCCGGATGAGAG ATTCGACCTCATTTGGACAGATCCTTGGCCGTATGGGGATGTGAAGAGTATCAAAAGCGAGGAATGTCCTGGACTAGATGTCAGGACTGGCCTCGTAGATCAG GAAACGATTATGGACGATATCGAG GAACGGCTGCGCAGCCATGCGCAGGCATTTGACGGTCTGCTGTCTTTGATCCCCGCCAAATACTATTATGGCGAAGAAGACACAAGT GATCAATGGCAACGCAAAAAGCAAACCAAAGAACAAGCACGCGAGGCGAAGCGGGCGAAGCTAAACCCAGAAGCCGCCAAGACCGCCAAAGACGTGATGGATGAAAATGCACGCAAGCGAAAGCGGGAGGACGGCACCCTCGAGTCCGACTCGTCCGACGGAGAAATGGGCACAGAGCTGCCTAGGGAAGGACTGAACCGCGGAACCGCCAATatcaagaagcaaaagcagGTTGAGAAGACCGATAAGCCAGACGCTGCCAAGGCAGCTGAGGCTGAGGCaaggaaaaagcaaaaggaagagaagaaggcccagaagaaggccgcccaaatggagaaaaaaaaggccaaggATGCTGCCCGGAAGGAGAAATCTCAGCAGGGCAAAAAGCTGTCGACCATCCCAACTGAGGATTCGGAAAAATCTGCAACCAAGCCTAACGGCAATGCTGCCAAGGACACTGAAGCgtccgaggatgaggaggatgaaGACCACGAAGATGACGGTGTTGTTGAGAAAGGGTTCTCCATTGAGTTCAACGTCGAAGCGGAAACCCCTTCTTCTGCCCCCTCTATCACCGACTCTCCTAGCCTCGATGCTTCAAATTCGCAATCCGGCACCTCCTCAATTTCCTCAATCGTTCCTCCCTCCGCCTCCACCGAAGCCAAATCCTCAGAGCCCAAACCTCTCAAGCACACACCCGAAGAGCTGAAGCAGCGTCTACAGAAGCGTCTGGATGAGCTTCGGGCCAAGCGTCACGCTGATGGACTCAACGGCAAGCCTGCACGCAACCGTCAAGAGCTAATCGAAGCCCGCCGACAAAAGGCCGAGCAAAGAAAGGCACACAAGAAAGAATTGCGTGAAAAGGCAAAGAttgaggaagaaaagaagaacgaCGAGGCCATGGCCCGCCGCTTCTCACCCGGTGGTTCTGGATCGCTCCTCGCCTCCCCCCGCTCTCCCGCCGAGTCCATCGGTTCCGCCAGCAACAACTTCTCCTTTGGCCGTGTGATGTTCACAGACGGCCAGCAGACAGATATCACTGGAACCAACGTGCGCGAAAAGCCGAAGACCAGTGGCGCCCGTGACCCGGCTTCCCAGCTCAAGGCTGTcgaggccaagaaggccCGCCTCGAAGGGATGGACCCTGCCAAGCGTGCTGATGTTGAAGACAAGGACctctggctgaacgccaagAAGCGTGCTCACGGTGAGCGTGTCCGCGACGATACCTCTCTGCTGAAGAAGGCCCTCAAGCGCAAGGAGActgccaagaagaagtctgCGCGAGAGTGGAGGGACCGTATTGACACCGTCGCCAAGTCCAAGGAACAACGTCAAGCCAAGCGCGATGAGAACCTTCGCAAGCGCCGAGACGACAAGGGCACCAAGGGcggcaagaagaagtccagcaGCAGtggaaagaagaaggctgCTCGTCCTGGATTCGAAGGCAGCTTCAAGGGTGGTGGCAAGAACAAATAA
- a CDS encoding Fumarate reductase, C-terminal, producing MAATRSVARLIAYRRPTPFGLMGSTANFSSSTYRAATPAGPPQAGFRLPPPKRWDQDTESALDKASKYFLLAEMFRGMYVALEQFFRPAYTIYYPFEKGPISPRFRGEHALRRYPTGEERCIACKLCEAICPAQAITIEAEEREDGSRRTTRYDIDMTKCIYCGYCQESCPVDAIVETSNAEYATETREELLYNKEKLLSNGDKWEPEIAAAARADAPYR from the exons ATGGCCGCCACCCGCTCGGTCGCGAGGCTAATTGCCTACCGTCGGCCGACCCCGTTCGGATTGATGGGCTCAACCGCAAACTTCTCTTCCTCGACGTACCGCGCAGCAACCCCAGCGGGACCCCCTCAGGCCGGGTTCCGCCTGCCCCCGCCTAAGCGCTGGGATCAGGACACTGAGTCCGCCTTGGACAAGGCAAGCAAATACTTCCTTTTGGCAGAGATGTTCCGCGGCATGTACGTGGCGCTCGAGCAGTTTTTCAGACCAGC TTACACCATCTACTATCCCTTCGAGAAGGGTCCTATTTCCCCCCGTTTCCGTGGTGAACACGCCCTCCGTCGGTATCCCACTGGTGAAGAGCGCTGCATTGCTTGCAAGCTCTGTGAGGCCATTTGCCCGGCCCAAGCTATTACCATAGAGGCCGAGGAGCGTGAGGACGGAAGCCGCCGGACGACCCGTTATGATATTGATATGACCAAGTGTATTTACTGTGGCTACTGCCAGGAGAGCTGCCCCGTGGATGCCATCGTTGAGA CTTCCAACGCTGAGTATGCCACGGAGACCCGTGAGGAGCTTCTGTACAACAAGGAGAAGCTCCTCTCCAACGGTGACAAGTGGGAGCCTGAGATTGCGGCTGCTGCTCGTGCAGATGCTCCCTACCGATAA
- a CDS encoding Acyl carrier protein-like, protein MFRSAIVRSLKASAPRVIKTPAPFHIRSSPIAAQVPQFTPCFAQGVRLYSAPAGLSKNEAEGRIVNLLKNFDKVSDASKINGASHFSNDLGLDSLDTVEVVMAIEEEFSIEIPDKEADQIHSVDKAVEYILAQPDAH, encoded by the exons ATGTTCCGCTCCGCCATTGTTCGTTCCTTGAAGGCTTCCGCCCCTCGTGTCATCAAGACCCCGGCTCCCTTCCACATCCGCAGCTCTCCCATTGCTGCTCAGGTCCCTCAATTCACTCCCTGCTTCGCTCAGGGTGTCCGCCTTTACTCCGCTCCTGCTGGTCTGAGCAAGAATGAGGCCGAGGGCCGGATAGTCAACCTGCTCAAGAACTTCGACAAG GTCTCCGATGCTAGCAAG ATTAACGGCGCTTCCCACTTCTCGAATGACCTTGGTCTGGACAGCCTGGACACCGTCGAGGTTGTGATGGCTATTGAGGAG GAGTTCAGCATTGAGATCCCTGACAAGGAGGCCGACCAGATCCACAGCG TTGACAAGGCTGTTGAATACATCCTGGCCCAGCCCGATG CCCACTAA